One Microvirga thermotolerans DNA window includes the following coding sequences:
- a CDS encoding sensor histidine kinase NtrY-like: MIRQDNQAQRQTTDEVQRSLGWLGPIAVLLALASALTTFLVLAGLTPILPTHNVVIWVFILNGVLILLLLGIVAWQTKRLMHERRAGAAAAGLHVRIVGLFSLVAVLPAILVAAVAVVTLERGLDPWFTGSIKDLMINTVEIARSYRELQCRTLARETQLMAADLNRAKVLYDADRKVFRDFMNSRAIFLGFPLVQLLEPDGTVVEKLEAKAIEGVPPPTQADLRDASENEALCLFPRSGNIFRAVLKLQAHGGRILYVAREVDPRAVEFPPVAEAGVAFYEALEQKKVGIQVAFASMFALIALIVLLSAIWFGLNFANRLVAPIRRLIHATDQVASGNFYVQVPIRRGEGDLAHLGETFNKMTSELRHQHDGLMAASELIDRRRRFTEAVLGGVSAGVIGIDAQGRITIVNPSTEALLAASAEELLGRPIADVLPEVADLVEEMQHGRHRLMQKQIQVTRRGKERTINVRVTGENVRSEERELVVTLDDITDLVSAQRTSAWADVARRIAHEIKNPLTPIQLSAERIRRKYGKVITTDREVFDQCTATIVRQVDDIKRMVDEFSSFARMPKPTIGEEDLVETIRQVVFMMRIAHPEIQFADELPEHPVVAPFDRRLLSQAVTNIVKNATEAIAAVPEQERGEGRISVLLDDTHPAYLIVAVTDNGKGFPQEGRQRLLEPYMTTREGGTGLGLPIVAKILEEHGGGMDLVDNPHGRGGQVRMWIPKTNHVASEKNSVGSARGDSRGAGL, translated from the coding sequence TTGATACGCCAGGACAATCAGGCACAGCGACAGACGACCGACGAGGTCCAGCGCAGTCTCGGCTGGCTGGGCCCCATCGCGGTTCTGCTCGCCCTGGCCTCGGCCCTCACCACCTTCCTCGTCCTCGCCGGCCTGACGCCGATCCTGCCCACGCACAACGTGGTCATCTGGGTTTTCATCCTCAACGGCGTGCTGATTCTCCTGCTCCTGGGGATCGTGGCCTGGCAGACCAAGCGGCTGATGCACGAGCGCCGGGCGGGTGCCGCGGCGGCCGGCCTGCATGTGAGGATCGTGGGGCTCTTCAGCCTCGTGGCGGTGCTGCCCGCCATCCTGGTCGCCGCCGTGGCGGTCGTCACCTTGGAGAGAGGGCTCGATCCCTGGTTCACCGGCTCCATCAAGGACCTGATGATCAACACCGTCGAGATCGCGCGGTCCTACCGGGAGCTGCAATGCCGCACGCTGGCCCGCGAGACCCAGCTGATGGCGGCCGATCTCAACCGGGCCAAGGTCCTCTACGACGCCGACCGCAAGGTTTTTCGGGATTTCATGAATTCCCGCGCGATCTTCCTGGGCTTTCCCCTGGTCCAGCTCCTCGAGCCGGACGGAACCGTGGTCGAGAAGCTCGAGGCGAAGGCCATCGAGGGCGTGCCGCCGCCGACGCAGGCCGACCTGCGTGACGCGAGCGAGAACGAGGCCCTGTGCCTGTTCCCCCGCAGCGGCAACATCTTCCGGGCGGTCCTGAAGCTGCAGGCCCATGGCGGACGCATCCTCTACGTGGCCCGCGAGGTCGATCCCCGCGCCGTGGAATTCCCGCCCGTCGCCGAGGCCGGCGTCGCGTTCTACGAGGCGCTCGAGCAGAAGAAGGTCGGCATTCAGGTCGCCTTCGCCTCCATGTTCGCGCTGATCGCGCTCATCGTGCTGCTCTCGGCCATCTGGTTCGGGCTCAATTTCGCCAATCGCCTCGTCGCGCCGATCCGCCGGCTCATCCATGCCACGGACCAGGTGGCGAGCGGCAACTTCTACGTTCAGGTTCCGATCCGGCGCGGGGAGGGGGATCTCGCCCATCTCGGCGAGACCTTCAACAAGATGACGTCGGAGCTGCGCCACCAGCACGACGGGCTGATGGCGGCCAGCGAACTGATCGACCGCCGGCGCCGCTTCACGGAGGCGGTCCTGGGCGGGGTGTCGGCGGGCGTCATCGGCATCGATGCGCAAGGGCGGATCACCATCGTCAATCCTTCGACGGAGGCGCTTCTCGCGGCCTCGGCGGAGGAGCTGCTCGGACGCCCGATCGCCGACGTGCTGCCCGAGGTCGCGGATCTCGTGGAGGAGATGCAGCATGGGCGCCACCGCCTCATGCAGAAGCAGATCCAGGTCACCCGCAGGGGCAAGGAACGGACCATCAACGTGCGCGTCACCGGCGAGAACGTCCGCAGCGAGGAGCGCGAACTCGTCGTGACCCTCGACGACATCACGGATCTCGTGAGCGCGCAGCGCACCTCCGCATGGGCCGACGTGGCCCGGCGCATCGCGCACGAGATCAAGAACCCGCTCACGCCCATCCAGCTTTCGGCGGAGCGCATCCGCCGCAAGTACGGCAAGGTCATCACCACCGACCGCGAGGTGTTCGACCAGTGCACGGCCACCATCGTGCGGCAGGTGGACGACATCAAGCGCATGGTCGACGAGTTCTCGTCCTTCGCCCGCATGCCGAAGCCCACCATCGGCGAGGAGGACCTGGTCGAGACGATCCGGCAGGTGGTCTTCATGATGCGGATCGCCCATCCGGAGATCCAGTTCGCGGACGAGTTGCCCGAGCATCCGGTCGTCGCGCCCTTCGACCGCCGGCTCCTGTCCCAGGCCGTCACGAACATCGTCAAGAACGCCACGGAGGCGATTGCCGCAGTCCCCGAGCAGGAGCGGGGCGAGGGGCGCATCTCGGTGCTGCTGGACGACACGCATCCCGCCTACCTGATCGTCGCCGTGACCGACAACGGCAAGGGCTTTCCGCAGGAAGGACGGCAGCGGCTCCTGGAGCCGTACATGACCACGCGCGAAGGGGGGACGGGGCTCGGACTTCCCATCGTCGCGAAGATTCTGGAAGAGCACGGTGGAGGCATGGACCTTGTCGATAACCCGCACGGAAGGGGTGGACAGGTCCGCATGTGGATACCAAAGACGAACCATGTTGCATCGGAAAAGAATTCGGTCGGGTCCGCGAGAGGCGATTCCCGGGGGGCTGGCCTATGA
- a CDS encoding sigma-54-dependent transcriptional regulator: MSADILVVDDEADIRELVAGILEDEGHRTRTAGTSDEALAAIEARRPHLVFLDIWLQGSRLDGLQVLELVKQQHPELPVVMISGHGNIETAVSAIKSGAYDFIEKPFKADRLVLVAERALEASRLKREVRDLRARSVQASRIAGRSVAINQLRQAVERAAPTNARILVTGAPGSGKELTARTIHSMSARANGPFVVVSAATITPENMEAELFGTEGEDGRGRRIGALEEAHGGTLYIDEIADMPRETQNRILRVLVDQNFQRVGGSTRVHVDVRIISSSSRDLPAEIAAGRFREDLFHRLSVVPIRVPSLAERREDVPELIEFFMDQISAATGLPKRRIADDAMAVLQSHDWPGNVRQLRNNVERLMILTSGDPEAAITADMLPSEIGTLVPSTPAGAGGEKLMSLPLREAREIFEREYLLAQIARFSGNISRTAEFIGMERSALHRKLKSLGIGG; encoded by the coding sequence ATGAGTGCTGACATTCTCGTCGTCGACGACGAAGCCGATATCCGCGAACTCGTGGCGGGCATCCTGGAGGACGAGGGGCATCGCACGCGCACGGCCGGAACCTCCGACGAGGCCCTGGCCGCCATCGAGGCGCGCCGCCCCCATCTCGTGTTCCTCGACATCTGGCTTCAGGGCAGCCGCCTCGACGGCCTCCAGGTTCTGGAGCTCGTCAAGCAGCAGCATCCCGAGCTGCCGGTCGTGATGATCTCCGGCCACGGGAACATCGAGACGGCCGTCTCGGCCATCAAGAGCGGGGCCTACGACTTCATCGAGAAGCCGTTCAAGGCCGACCGGCTCGTGCTGGTCGCCGAGCGGGCCCTGGAGGCGTCGCGCCTCAAGCGGGAGGTGCGAGACCTGCGCGCGCGCTCCGTCCAGGCAAGCCGCATCGCCGGTCGTTCGGTCGCCATCAACCAGCTCCGCCAGGCCGTGGAGCGGGCGGCGCCAACCAATGCACGCATTCTCGTGACCGGCGCGCCGGGCTCGGGCAAGGAGCTGACCGCGCGGACGATCCACAGCATGTCCGCGCGGGCGAACGGCCCCTTCGTGGTCGTCTCGGCGGCGACCATCACGCCCGAGAACATGGAGGCGGAGCTCTTCGGCACCGAGGGCGAGGACGGGCGCGGCCGCCGCATCGGCGCTCTCGAGGAGGCCCATGGGGGCACGCTCTACATCGACGAGATCGCCGACATGCCCCGCGAGACGCAGAACCGCATCCTGCGGGTCCTCGTGGACCAGAACTTCCAGCGGGTCGGGGGCTCGACGCGGGTCCATGTGGACGTGCGCATCATCTCCTCCTCGAGCCGGGACCTGCCGGCGGAGATCGCCGCAGGCCGCTTCCGGGAGGACCTGTTCCACCGCCTGAGCGTGGTGCCGATCCGCGTTCCCTCCCTTGCCGAGCGGCGGGAGGACGTGCCGGAGCTGATCGAGTTCTTCATGGACCAGATCTCGGCCGCGACGGGCTTGCCCAAGCGCCGAATCGCGGACGACGCCATGGCCGTCCTGCAGTCCCATGACTGGCCAGGCAACGTGCGGCAGCTGCGCAACAACGTGGAGCGCCTGATGATTCTCACCTCCGGCGACCCGGAAGCGGCGATCACGGCGGACATGCTGCCGTCCGAGATCGGAACCCTGGTGCCTTCGACGCCGGCCGGGGCAGGGGGCGAGAAGCTGATGAGCCTTCCCTTGCGGGAGGCGCGCGAGATCTTCGAGCGGGAATATCTTCTTGCGCAGATCGCCCGCTTCAGCGGCAACATCTCCCGGACAGCCGAATTCATCGGCATGGAGCGCTCCGCTCTCCATCGGAAACTGAAGTCCCTCGGGATCGGCGGCTAG
- the hfq gene encoding RNA chaperone Hfq has product MAGDRTQNLQDTFLNYVRKNKIPLTIFLVNGVKLQGVVTWFDNFCVLLRRDGHSQLVYKHAISTIMPGQPVQLFDQADEASEKA; this is encoded by the coding sequence ATGGCGGGCGATCGCACGCAGAACCTTCAGGACACCTTTCTCAATTACGTCCGGAAGAACAAGATACCTCTCACGATCTTCCTCGTGAATGGCGTGAAACTCCAGGGAGTGGTGACCTGGTTCGACAATTTCTGCGTTCTCCTACGCAGGGACGGGCACTCGCAGCTGGTGTACAAGCACGCCATTTCCACAATTATGCCGGGACAGCCTGTTCAACTCTTCGACCAAGCCGACGAGGCCAGCGAAAAGGCTTGA
- the hflX gene encoding GTPase HflX, whose protein sequence is MTEPLTPGEQRLVQLAEPEKELAAGTRTLVVGPYLTRRRRFSVGGEAGEGEANPRPPEARLDEATGLAGAIDLNIVASLMAPLSAPRPATYIGSGKVEELAGLIKAEGIGLVVMDCALSPVQQRNLEKAWGAKVIDRTGLILEIFGRRARTKEGTLQVELAHLAYQKGRLVRSWTHLERQRGGFGFLGGPGETQIEADRRMIQERMTRIERELETVVKTRSLHRASRRRVPYPIVALVGYTNAGKSTLFNRLTSAEVLAENMLFATLDPTSRAIDLPHGEKAILSDTVGFISDLPTMLVAAFRATLEDVIEADILLHVRDVSHGETQAQAEDVSLVLRELGIDPDDTRRIIEVWNKADLLSPEDRQRLEATSLRSREEGRPVLISALTGDGIPELLAAIEDHLAAGRSSYEVDVAPEDGQGLAWLHENTEILDRRTTETGHSILQVRLVAGKEPRFLNRFPQAKVL, encoded by the coding sequence GTGACGGAACCCCTCACTCCGGGCGAACAGCGACTGGTGCAGCTTGCCGAACCTGAAAAGGAACTGGCGGCGGGCACGCGAACACTCGTCGTCGGCCCTTACCTGACCCGGAGGCGGCGTTTCTCGGTCGGCGGGGAAGCAGGCGAGGGGGAGGCCAATCCCCGCCCGCCGGAGGCGCGTCTCGACGAAGCGACGGGCCTTGCCGGCGCTATCGACCTCAACATCGTCGCGTCGCTCATGGCGCCGCTCTCGGCCCCGAGACCTGCCACCTACATCGGAAGCGGCAAGGTCGAGGAGCTGGCCGGGCTGATCAAGGCCGAGGGCATCGGCCTCGTCGTGATGGACTGCGCCCTGAGCCCGGTCCAGCAGCGGAATCTGGAAAAGGCCTGGGGCGCCAAGGTCATCGACCGGACGGGCCTCATCCTCGAAATCTTCGGCCGCCGCGCCCGCACCAAGGAGGGCACCCTCCAGGTGGAGCTGGCGCATCTCGCCTACCAGAAGGGACGCCTCGTCCGCTCCTGGACCCATCTGGAGCGCCAGCGCGGCGGCTTCGGCTTCCTCGGCGGCCCGGGCGAGACCCAGATCGAGGCGGACCGGCGGATGATCCAGGAACGCATGACCCGGATCGAGCGCGAGCTGGAAACGGTGGTGAAGACCCGGTCCCTGCACCGGGCGAGCCGGCGGCGGGTGCCCTATCCCATCGTCGCCCTGGTCGGCTACACCAATGCCGGCAAGTCGACCCTGTTCAACCGGCTGACCTCGGCCGAGGTCCTGGCCGAGAACATGCTGTTCGCGACGCTCGATCCGACCTCCCGGGCCATCGACCTTCCGCATGGGGAGAAAGCCATTCTCTCCGATACGGTCGGCTTCATCTCGGACCTCCCGACCATGCTCGTCGCCGCCTTCCGCGCGACCCTGGAAGACGTGATCGAGGCGGACATCCTGCTCCACGTCCGGGATGTCTCTCACGGGGAGACCCAGGCCCAGGCCGAGGACGTGTCCCTGGTCCTGCGGGAGCTCGGGATCGATCCCGACGACACGCGCCGGATCATCGAGGTCTGGAACAAGGCGGACCTTCTCTCCCCCGAGGACCGGCAGCGCCTGGAGGCGACCTCCCTCCGGTCGCGCGAGGAGGGGAGGCCGGTCCTCATCTCGGCCCTGACGGGGGACGGCATTCCCGAGCTTCTCGCCGCCATCGAGGACCATCTCGCGGCGGGGCGCTCGAGCTACGAGGTGGACGTGGCGCCGGAGGACGGGCAGGGGCTCGCCTGGCTGCACGAGAACACGGAGATCCTCGACCGGCGCACCACCGAGACCGGTCACTCCATCCTTCAGGTCCGGCTGGTGGCCGGAAAGGAACCGCGCTTCCTGAACCGGTTCCCCCAGGCGAAGGTCCTCTGA
- the mazG gene encoding nucleoside triphosphate pyrophosphohydrolase: MTPSRDISRLLAIMAALRTPGTGCPWDLEQTFASIAPYTLEEAYEVVDAIERGDLGDLKEELGDLLLQVVFHARMAEERGAFAFPDVVEAITRKLIRRHPHVFGPARDLSPEEVKALWDEIKREEKAERQAERERLGVAAPSEREGFLGGIPAALPALTRAHKLTAKAAKVGFDWPDATQVIDKIHEELDEVKEAAATGRADRIEDEMGDLLFAVANLARHYGVDPETALRRTNAKFERRFRAIEDGLAERDRSLAEASLEEMEALWVAAKDRERAL, from the coding sequence ATGACGCCTTCCCGGGACATCTCGCGCCTTCTCGCCATCATGGCCGCCCTGAGGACGCCCGGAACCGGCTGTCCCTGGGACCTGGAGCAGACCTTCGCCTCCATCGCTCCCTATACCCTGGAAGAGGCCTACGAGGTCGTGGACGCCATCGAGCGCGGGGACCTGGGCGACCTCAAGGAGGAATTGGGCGATCTCCTGCTCCAGGTGGTGTTCCATGCCCGCATGGCCGAGGAGCGGGGTGCCTTCGCGTTCCCCGACGTGGTCGAGGCGATCACCCGCAAGCTGATCCGCCGCCATCCGCACGTTTTCGGCCCCGCCCGGGATCTGAGCCCCGAGGAGGTCAAGGCTCTCTGGGACGAGATCAAGCGCGAGGAGAAGGCCGAGCGGCAGGCGGAGCGGGAGCGGCTCGGCGTCGCCGCCCCTTCGGAGCGGGAAGGCTTTCTCGGCGGCATACCGGCCGCCCTGCCCGCTCTGACCCGGGCGCACAAGCTAACGGCAAAGGCCGCAAAGGTCGGCTTCGACTGGCCCGACGCCACCCAGGTGATCGACAAGATCCACGAGGAGCTCGACGAGGTGAAGGAGGCGGCGGCCACCGGCCGGGCTGATCGGATCGAGGACGAGATGGGAGACCTGCTGTTCGCGGTGGCCAACCTGGCGCGGCATTACGGCGTCGACCCGGAAACCGCTCTGCGGCGCACCAATGCCAAGTTCGAGCGCCGCTTCCGCGCCATCGAGGACGGCCTTGCGGAGCGGGACAGGTCCCTCGCCGAGGCCAGCCTGGAAGAGATGGAAGCTCTCTGGGTCGCCGCCAAGGACCGGGAGCGCGCGCTCTGA
- a CDS encoding DMT family transporter, protein MTLRDFSLMFMVCLTWASHTIVSKLVVSGMEIPPLFYATIRYVIVALVTVPWLMPVPLPRWRMALVGFLMGGGGFALFFLGIKTATPSSAAIVSQLGLPMTALLSVAMLGERIHWKRGIGIALTFVGGLIVMWNPREEFPISGGLVFILGSAFVGSLAAVMMKQIKGVKPLQFQAWVGLASALPLIVLTASFESGQMTKAAAAGWPFVMAVLFSALVVSLLSHTTYYDLIRKYPANLIAPLLIMNPLITVVLGIVITGDRFDMRMAVGSALALCGILIITLGEARTGFLLRVLRKHLR, encoded by the coding sequence ATGACCCTCCGCGACTTCTCCCTGATGTTCATGGTCTGCCTGACATGGGCGTCACATACCATCGTCAGCAAGCTCGTGGTGTCGGGGATGGAGATTCCGCCCCTGTTCTATGCGACCATCCGCTACGTCATCGTTGCCCTCGTCACGGTGCCGTGGCTCATGCCGGTTCCGCTGCCGCGCTGGCGCATGGCTCTTGTGGGCTTCCTCATGGGCGGCGGCGGTTTCGCCCTGTTCTTCTTAGGGATCAAGACGGCCACGCCCTCGAGCGCCGCCATCGTGAGCCAGCTCGGCCTGCCGATGACGGCGCTGCTCTCGGTGGCCATGCTGGGAGAGCGCATCCACTGGAAGCGGGGGATCGGCATCGCCCTCACCTTCGTCGGCGGTCTCATCGTCATGTGGAACCCGCGCGAGGAGTTCCCGATCTCCGGCGGCCTCGTCTTCATCCTCGGCTCGGCCTTCGTCGGTTCCCTCGCGGCGGTCATGATGAAGCAGATCAAGGGCGTGAAGCCTCTGCAGTTCCAGGCCTGGGTCGGCCTCGCCTCTGCGCTGCCGCTGATCGTGCTGACCGCAAGTTTCGAAAGCGGACAGATGACGAAGGCCGCCGCGGCCGGCTGGCCCTTCGTGATGGCCGTGCTGTTCTCGGCGCTCGTGGTCTCTCTCCTCAGCCACACGACTTACTACGACCTGATCCGCAAATATCCGGCGAACCTCATCGCGCCGCTCCTCATCATGAACCCGCTGATCACCGTCGTCCTGGGCATCGTCATCACCGGCGACCGTTTCGACATGCGCATGGCCGTGGGCTCCGCCCTCGCCCTCTGCGGCATCCTCATCATCACCTTGGGGGAGGCGCGCACCGGCTTCCTGCTCCGGGTCCTGCGGAAGCACCTGCGCTGA
- a CDS encoding extensin family protein: MDRLRKAGFVLEPAEPPKAENGLCRIEAPVRLIAVPVPSRPDARVALKDRPILACAFAESFGQWLGQLAAPAMAGYLETELAAVRTGPGFECRNRNRAEEGKLSAHATGQAIDVSGFELADGTQLAVKPSGDERRDGAIASLRKAACGWFTTILGPGSDPSHADHLHVDVQRHGSSDRYRICE, from the coding sequence ATGGATCGCCTGCGGAAGGCCGGCTTCGTCCTGGAACCCGCCGAACCGCCGAAAGCGGAGAACGGGCTGTGCAGGATCGAAGCCCCCGTCCGCCTGATCGCGGTCCCGGTTCCATCGCGGCCCGATGCCAGGGTTGCCTTGAAGGACCGGCCGATCCTGGCCTGCGCCTTCGCCGAGAGCTTCGGCCAGTGGCTCGGCCAGCTCGCAGCGCCGGCCATGGCCGGATACCTCGAAACGGAGCTCGCCGCGGTCCGCACCGGGCCGGGCTTCGAATGCCGGAACCGCAACCGGGCGGAGGAAGGCAAGCTCTCGGCCCATGCCACGGGGCAGGCCATCGACGTGTCGGGTTTCGAACTGGCGGACGGCACGCAGCTGGCCGTCAAGCCGAGCGGGGACGAACGGCGGGACGGCGCCATCGCATCCTTACGCAAGGCCGCCTGCGGATGGTTCACGACGATCCTGGGACCGGGCTCGGACCCGTCCCACGCCGACCATCTCCATGTGGACGTCCAGAGACACGGATCGAGCGACCGTTACCGGATCTGCGAGTAA
- a CDS encoding sensor domain-containing diguanylate cyclase, giving the protein MFAVPDPPPNEAERLDFLYSCGILDTPRDERFDRITRLASAFYEADVAYLGFVDDRYQWMKSVSADGVPPWIERERSVCQIVIASGQPLVIGDMWTDPRLKGHPVVRELPFRFYAGVPLRTDTGAVVASLCILKREPRNVEGFDIGVLSDLGALAMDELELWRRNRELARLAETDGLTGLTNRRGFDAALDRSIRRARRTGTPLSLLMLDLDHFKLLNDTLGRQAGDHALRRLGEVMRAAAQRPDDVAVRYGGEEFGLILPDTDSRGAHRVAETIRTSLAGLRLPHPLGIDGIVTASIGIASSPAETLPEPDILIAQADAALYAAKRAGRNRTAVHSAYVLS; this is encoded by the coding sequence GTGTTCGCGGTGCCGGACCCCCCACCCAACGAGGCCGAGCGCCTGGATTTTCTCTATTCCTGCGGCATCCTCGATACGCCGCGGGATGAGCGGTTCGACCGGATCACCCGGCTTGCTTCCGCCTTCTACGAGGCCGATGTCGCCTATCTCGGCTTCGTCGACGACCGCTACCAGTGGATGAAGTCGGTCAGCGCGGACGGAGTCCCGCCCTGGATCGAGCGCGAAAGAAGCGTCTGCCAGATCGTCATCGCTTCGGGGCAGCCTTTGGTGATCGGCGACATGTGGACGGACCCGCGCCTCAAAGGGCATCCGGTCGTCCGGGAACTGCCGTTCCGCTTCTACGCCGGCGTACCCCTGCGGACGGATACCGGGGCCGTCGTGGCATCGCTCTGCATCCTCAAGCGCGAGCCCCGGAACGTCGAGGGTTTCGACATCGGCGTCCTGTCGGACCTCGGCGCCCTCGCCATGGACGAGCTCGAACTGTGGCGCCGCAATCGCGAACTGGCCCGCCTTGCGGAAACCGACGGACTGACGGGCCTGACGAACCGGCGCGGCTTCGATGCGGCTCTGGACCGCTCCATCCGGCGCGCGCGCCGGACCGGCACGCCCCTGTCCCTTCTCATGCTGGACCTGGACCATTTCAAGCTGCTGAACGACACCCTCGGGCGCCAGGCCGGCGACCATGCGCTCCGCCGCCTCGGCGAAGTGATGAGAGCCGCAGCCCAGCGGCCCGACGACGTGGCCGTCCGCTATGGCGGAGAGGAGTTCGGCCTCATTCTTCCCGATACGGACAGCCGAGGCGCACACCGGGTGGCCGAGACGATCCGGACCTCGCTCGCCGGGCTCCGGCTTCCTCATCCGCTCGGCATCGACGGCATCGTTACGGCGAGCATTGGCATCGCCTCCAGTCCCGCCGAGACCCTGCCGGAGCCCGACATCCTCATCGCCCAGGCGGATGCGGCGCTCTACGCGGCAAAGCGGGCAGGGCGGAACCGTACCGCCGTGCATTCCGCCTATGTCCTGTCCTGA
- a CDS encoding MFS transporter: protein MSAADPEISKDSSSPLAPFRHRIFRAVWVASLASNFGGLIQSVGAAWLMTSIGGSADLVAMVQASTTLPIMLFSLAAGAIADNSDRRKLMLASQLFLFAVSIALTIFTYWGLMTPWLLLGFTFLVGCGTAFNGPAWQSLVGEMVPRHDLPAAIALNSMGFNIARSVGPALGGVIVAAAGAFAAFAVNAVSYVGLLLVLARWHPPAPRRTLPPENLGAAMAAGIRYVAMSPHIGSVLMRGAAFGLAAVSVQALMPLIARDLIRGGPLTYGLLLGAFGAGAVIGAAISARLRLLLSMEVLVRGAFLGFAAGAAVAGLSPSAILTMAAMAVAGACWVLALSSFNATVQLSSPRWVVGRALALYQMATFGGMALGSWIWGALAERSDTGSALLVAAAALVAGAALGLRFALPEMKSLNLDPLDRWTEPEIALKILPRSGPIVITIEWVIRESDVKPFLAIMAERKRIRRRDGARHWTLLRDLENPEIWIERYHSPTWLDYVRQNQRMTQADAAVLERLRALHKGPERPRVRRMIERQTRVPPDVTNHHRQPTAY, encoded by the coding sequence ATGAGCGCCGCAGACCCCGAGATATCGAAAGATTCGTCTTCGCCCCTGGCGCCGTTTCGCCACAGGATCTTTCGAGCGGTCTGGGTTGCGAGCCTGGCCTCGAACTTCGGCGGCCTCATCCAATCGGTCGGCGCCGCCTGGCTGATGACCTCGATCGGCGGATCCGCGGATCTCGTCGCGATGGTGCAGGCGTCCACGACGCTGCCGATCATGCTCTTTTCCCTCGCCGCCGGGGCCATTGCCGACAATTCGGACCGGCGCAAGCTGATGCTCGCCTCGCAGCTGTTCCTTTTTGCCGTGTCCATCGCCCTGACGATCTTCACCTATTGGGGGCTCATGACGCCATGGCTGCTCCTCGGCTTCACCTTTCTCGTCGGCTGCGGCACCGCCTTCAACGGTCCGGCCTGGCAGTCCCTGGTGGGAGAGATGGTGCCGCGCCACGACCTGCCGGCCGCCATCGCCCTCAACAGCATGGGCTTCAACATCGCCCGCAGCGTGGGGCCGGCGCTGGGGGGCGTCATCGTGGCCGCGGCCGGCGCCTTCGCCGCCTTCGCCGTGAACGCGGTGAGCTATGTGGGACTTCTCCTGGTGCTGGCCCGCTGGCACCCGCCGGCGCCCCGCCGCACCCTCCCGCCCGAAAACCTCGGCGCCGCCATGGCGGCGGGGATCCGCTACGTGGCCATGTCGCCCCATATCGGCTCCGTGCTGATGCGGGGCGCTGCGTTCGGGCTTGCGGCGGTCTCGGTCCAGGCGCTGATGCCGCTCATCGCCCGCGACCTGATCCGGGGCGGACCGCTCACCTACGGACTCCTGCTCGGAGCCTTCGGAGCCGGGGCGGTGATCGGCGCCGCGATCAGCGCCCGCCTGCGCCTGCTCCTGTCCATGGAAGTGCTGGTGCGCGGCGCCTTCCTGGGGTTCGCCGCCGGCGCGGCGGTGGCGGGGCTGAGCCCGAGCGCCATCCTGACCATGGCGGCCATGGCGGTTGCAGGGGCCTGCTGGGTCCTGGCCCTGTCGAGCTTCAACGCGACCGTGCAGCTCTCCTCGCCGCGCTGGGTGGTCGGCCGGGCGCTCGCCCTCTACCAGATGGCGACCTTCGGCGGCATGGCTCTCGGAAGCTGGATCTGGGGCGCCCTGGCCGAGCGCTCCGACACCGGTTCCGCGCTCCTCGTCGCGGCGGCCGCGCTGGTGGCGGGCGCCGCCCTCGGGCTGCGCTTCGCCCTGCCGGAGATGAAATCCCTCAACCTCGATCCCCTGGATCGCTGGACCGAGCCGGAGATCGCTCTCAAGATCCTGCCGCGCAGCGGCCCCATCGTGATCACCATCGAATGGGTGATCCGCGAAAGCGACGTGAAGCCGTTCCTCGCCATCATGGCCGAACGGAAGCGCATCCGCCGCCGGGACGGAGCGCGGCATTGGACGCTCCTGCGCGACCTGGAGAACCCCGAAATCTGGATCGAGCGCTACCACAGCCCCACATGGCTCGATTACGTGCGCCAGAACCAGCGGATGACGCAGGCCGACGCGGCGGTGCTGGAGCGCCTGAGGGCGCTCCACAAGGGGCCCGAAAGGCCGCGCGTACGCCGGATGATCGAGCGGCAGACCCGCGTTCCTCCCGATGTCACGAACCATCACCGGCAGCCTACGGCGTACTAG